Proteins from a genomic interval of Micromonospora sp. NBC_00389:
- a CDS encoding amidase — MTEMHDLTALEQAAAIARGELSSADLVEHYLHRVAAIGDTVGAFVTVTPELAREAAGAADAAPAEGRGPLHGVPTAIKDLTLTAGVRTTFGSAAFLDFVPPVDADVVRFIKAAGLVSLGKTTTSELGCSLYSEGLVAPPARNPWQLAYTAGGSSGGAAAAVAAGLVPVAQGSDGGGSLRIPASLCGLVGYKPSRGLVSGGPLGSGAFGLPTSGPLGRTVTDVAALLDVMAVPVPGEPYLPPPTPSGGYLAVARQAAPNRLRIGRFTTPMLADEPVHPDCVAAVDRAAALLTAAGHEVVEVPPPLGPEAWPLFEVIWYVLALAPVPPQREAELLPLTRLLRARGAEVSAGALAATLGELQAQVRLGARRTAGCDLLLCPTLAAPQAPVGWFTADGDPAADFDRQRRFSPYCAIFNVTGEPSVSLPLGVTADGLPVGVLLTGRYGDDARLIATAAQLENSSDGWDRHPAIWRAVDSANVNGDGVRRSAS, encoded by the coding sequence ATGACCGAAATGCACGACCTGACCGCGTTGGAGCAGGCCGCCGCGATAGCCCGCGGCGAACTGTCCAGCGCGGACCTGGTCGAGCATTACCTGCATCGGGTGGCGGCGATCGGCGACACCGTGGGCGCGTTCGTCACGGTCACTCCGGAGTTGGCCCGGGAGGCCGCGGGCGCCGCCGACGCCGCGCCCGCCGAGGGGCGTGGCCCGCTGCACGGCGTACCGACCGCGATCAAGGACCTCACCCTCACCGCCGGGGTACGCACCACCTTCGGCTCGGCCGCCTTCCTCGACTTCGTCCCGCCGGTCGACGCCGACGTGGTCCGGTTCATCAAGGCCGCCGGTCTGGTCAGCCTCGGCAAGACAACCACCTCCGAGCTGGGCTGCTCGCTCTACTCCGAGGGCCTGGTCGCGCCACCGGCCCGCAATCCGTGGCAGCTCGCGTACACCGCTGGCGGGTCCAGCGGCGGCGCGGCGGCCGCGGTGGCGGCCGGGCTGGTCCCGGTCGCCCAGGGCTCCGACGGCGGCGGCTCGCTGCGCATTCCGGCGTCGCTCTGCGGCCTGGTCGGCTACAAGCCCAGCCGCGGCCTGGTCTCCGGCGGGCCACTCGGCTCCGGTGCGTTCGGCCTGCCCACCAGTGGGCCGCTCGGGCGGACCGTCACCGACGTCGCCGCGCTGCTCGACGTCATGGCCGTGCCGGTGCCCGGCGAGCCCTACCTGCCGCCGCCCACACCGTCCGGCGGTTACCTGGCCGTCGCCCGCCAGGCCGCGCCCAACCGGCTGCGGATCGGGCGGTTCACCACCCCGATGCTCGCCGACGAGCCGGTGCACCCCGACTGCGTGGCCGCCGTGGACCGGGCCGCCGCGCTGCTCACCGCCGCCGGCCACGAGGTGGTCGAGGTGCCGCCGCCGCTCGGGCCGGAGGCGTGGCCGCTGTTCGAAGTCATCTGGTACGTGCTGGCGCTCGCCCCGGTGCCGCCACAGCGCGAGGCGGAGCTGCTGCCGCTGACCCGGCTGCTGCGGGCCCGGGGCGCCGAGGTGTCCGCCGGCGCCCTGGCCGCCACCCTCGGCGAGTTGCAGGCGCAGGTCCGCCTCGGCGCCCGCCGCACCGCCGGCTGCGATCTGCTCCTCTGTCCCACCCTGGCCGCCCCGCAGGCACCCGTCGGCTGGTTCACCGCCGACGGTGACCCGGCGGCCGATTTCGACCGGCAACGCCGCTTCTCGCCCTACTGCGCCATCTTCAACGTCACCGGCGAACCCTCGGTCTCCCTGCCGCTGGGCGTCACCGCCGACGGCCTGCCCGTCGGGGTGCTGCTCACCGGCCGGTACGGCGACGACGCGCGGCTCATCGCGACCGCTGCGCAACTGGAGAACTCCAGTGACGGATGGGATCGGCACCCCGCAATCTGGCGGGCCGTCGACTCCGCTAACGTGAATGGCGACGGTGTCCGGCGGTCGGCGTCATGA